In the genome of Thermodesulfobacteriota bacterium, the window TAATCGATCTCGGGGTCTCGCCCGACGAGGTCAAGACGTTTCCCGTCTTTAAAGGGAGAGGGTGTCCCATCTGCAACCAGACAGGTTATAAGGGGAGGATCGGTCTCTATGAAGTCATGCCCATCAAGGATGAGATCAAGGAGCTGATCCTTGCCAGGGCCTCCTCTTCGGAAATCAAAAAAGAGGCCATCCGCTTGGGCATGAAGACCCTCCGTCAGAGCGGGATCATTAAGATTCGAGAAGGTTTGACCACGATCGAGGAGGTGCTCCGTTCTACGATGGACGATCGCTGAGGCGCCTCCGAATCAAGGGAAGGAGTCCACATGGTCGAATTACAAAAATTGCTTGAAGTCATGATCGAAAAGGGGGCTTCCGACCTTCACATCACGACGGGAAGCCCACCCCAGTGCCGCATCGATGGGAGGCTGGTGAGCATCGATTCGACGGTCCTGACCGCCCAGGACACCAAACGACTCTGTTATAGCGTGCTCACCGACGCCCAGCGCCATAAGTTTGAAGAGGAATGGGAACTCGATTTCTCCTTTGGCATCAAAGGGCTGAGCCGATTCCGGGGCAACATCTTCATGCAACGGGGAGCGGTGGCGGGCGCCTTCCGGGCCATCTCCTTTGACATCCTCAACTTCTCGGAACTGGGGATCCCGCCCATCGTCAATGAGCTCATCAAGAAACCCAAGGGCCTGGTCCTGGTCACCGGCCCCACCGGCACAGGGAAATCGACCACCCTCGCCGCGATGATCGACAAGATCAATACGGAACGGAACGCCCACATCATCACCATCGAAGACCCCATTGAATACCTCCATCGCCACAAAAACTGCATTGTCAACCAAAGAGAGGTCAACTCCGACACCAAAGGGTTCGCCAATGCCCTCCGCCATGTCCTCCGCCAGGACCCGGACATCATCCTGATCGGTGAGATGAGGGATCTCGAGACGATTCAGGCCGCCCTGCTCACCGCCGAAACCGGACACCTCACCTTTGCCACCCTTCATACGAACTCCTGCGTGGAGACGATCAACCGGATCATCGATGTCTTTCCGCCCCATCAGCAACAACAGGTCCGGACCCAGCTCTCCTTCGTCCTGGAAGGGATCCTCGCCCAGCAACTCATCCCCAAATTGGGGGGCAAGGGTCGGGTCCTGGCCATGGAGGTGCTGATCCCCAATCCGGCGATTCGAAACCTCATCCGGGAAGACAAGATCCAGCAAATCTACTCCTTGATGCAGGTGGGACAGGCCCGTTTCGGGATGCAGACGATGAACCAAGCCCTCCTCTCCCTTGTCGAACGTCACCTCATCTCCGTGGAGGATGCCATGGAACGGAGCCACAACCTCGACGAGTTCCGGCAGATGTTATCCAACGCGGGCGTGTTGGGAGGCAGGAGGGAGAGGCAGATGAAATCCACCTAAGAGAGGGGGCCCCTTCCATTCTTCGTCGAATGGGAAATCAAACGAGGTTCTCCGAGAGGATCAACGATGCCAATCTACAAATGGGAAGGAAAGACACTGAAAGGGACGATCAAGAAGGGAGAGCTCGAAGCCCCGAGCGAGGCGGCCATTCGGATCCACCTTCGCCAGCAGAACATCATCCCAACCAAGATCGTGCCCAAGGGGAAGGAGATCAAGCTCTCGTTCCCCGTGGGGAAGAAGGTCCCCAGGCGAAGCATCGCCATCTTCACCCGCCAGCTGGCCACGATGATCGATGCCGGACTGCCCCTTGTCCAATCGCTGGACATCCTCGCCTCCCAACAGGAGAACAAGACCTTCAAGAACATCATCCGGGAGATCCGGGAGGATGTGGAGGGAGGATCGACCTTCGCCGGGGCCCTGAAGAAGCATCCCTCGGTCTTCGATGAGCTCTACACCAACCTGGTCGTGGCTGGTGAGGAGGGGGGGATCCTTGACAATATCCTGACCCGACTCTCCAACTATATCGAAAAGGCCGAGGCCCTGAAGAAGAAGGTGAAATCGGCGATGATCTACCCCGCCATCATCGTCACGGTGGCCGTCCTGGTCGTCATCATCTTGATGATCTTCGTCATCCCTGTCTTTGAGACCATGTTCAAATCCGCAGGGCAATCCTTACCCCTCCCCACCCTCGTCGTCCTCGCCATCAGCAAATTTATTAAAAAGTACATCTTGGTCTTCATCCCCTTTCTCATCCTGCTCGTCTTTCTGTTCAGGAAGTTTTACCGGACCGAAGCCGGCCGGACCTTGGTGGACCGGCTCACCCTGAAAGTCCCGGTCTTCGGGATGCTCCTCAAAAAGGTGGCCGTGGCCCGATTTGCCCGGACCCTCGGCACCTTGGTGAGCAGCGGGGTGCCAATCCTCGATGGCCTTCAGATCGTTTCGAGGACCGCCGGGAACCGAACGATCGAAACCGCCATCCTGAATGCCAGGGCCAGCATCCGAGAGGGCGAAACCATCGCCGAACCCTTGGGCCGAAGCGGCATCTTCCCTCCCATGGTCATCCAGATGATCTCCGTCGGGGAATCGACAGGGGCCCTCGATGCGATGTTGGCCAAGATCGCCGATTTCTATGACGATGAGGTCGACGTGGCGGTCAGCAACCTGACCTCCTTGCTCGAGCCCTTCCTCATGGTCTTTCTCGGCGTGGTCATCGGAGGGGTGGTCATCTCGATGTACCTCCCCATCTTCCAGATGGCCTCTGCCTTACATTAAAGGTCCTATGGAGGTGGCAAAAGAACCGAACGATGGAATCCCATCCGACCCCATCCTTCAGCGATCCGAAGATGGAAAAGAGCATCAAAGGGCTGATGCTCTGTCGGGTCCTCATCCTCACCCTCCTCCTGGGGATCGCCTACCTCTTCCAGATCTACGAGAAGAAGTACTTCTTCATCCCCATGACCCCTCCCTTCTACTACTTTATCAGCCTCTTTTACCTGACCACCGCGATCTATGCCTTCCTCCTCAAACGGCTCAAGGATTTGGGGACATTTGCCCTGGTCCAACTCTTCCTCGACCATCTCTTCATCGCCGGATTGATCCTCTTCACTGGAGGAAACGAAAGCTATTTCCCCATCGCCTATTTCTTCACCATCCTCGGAAGCAGCATCCTCTTCTTTAAGAAGGGGGCCTTCTACTCCGCCTCCTTCGCCACTCTGCTCTACGGCCTCACCCTTTTGCTCCAACATTACGGTTGGATCCGGCTCCCCCACCAGACGGCCCCTCCCGAGGCCAGCCAGGTCTTCTATCCTCTCATCACCTATCTGGCGGCCTTCTACATCATCGCCTTCTTGAGCAGTCTGGTGGCGGAGGAGCTGAAAAAGAAGAAGCGGGAACTGATTCAGAAGCAGGTCGACTACGAGCAACTGGAGGCCTTCAACCGGAATATTGTGCAAAGCCTGGACAGCGGCCTGCTCACCATCGATCTGGAAGGCCGGATCAACTTCCTCAACCGGACCGCCGAAAAGATCCTAAACCGGAAGGCCGAGGCGTTGAAGTCTCGTCCGATCGGAGAACTCTTTCCGGAAATCGCCAAGGTCCTGAGGAATTTCA includes:
- a CDS encoding type IV pilus twitching motility protein PilT, which translates into the protein MVELQKLLEVMIEKGASDLHITTGSPPQCRIDGRLVSIDSTVLTAQDTKRLCYSVLTDAQRHKFEEEWELDFSFGIKGLSRFRGNIFMQRGAVAGAFRAISFDILNFSELGIPPIVNELIKKPKGLVLVTGPTGTGKSTTLAAMIDKINTERNAHIITIEDPIEYLHRHKNCIVNQREVNSDTKGFANALRHVLRQDPDIILIGEMRDLETIQAALLTAETGHLTFATLHTNSCVETINRIIDVFPPHQQQQVRTQLSFVLEGILAQQLIPKLGGKGRVLAMEVLIPNPAIRNLIREDKIQQIYSLMQVGQARFGMQTMNQALLSLVERHLISVEDAMERSHNLDEFRQMLSNAGVLGGRRERQMKST
- the gspF gene encoding type II secretion system inner membrane protein GspF, producing the protein MPIYKWEGKTLKGTIKKGELEAPSEAAIRIHLRQQNIIPTKIVPKGKEIKLSFPVGKKVPRRSIAIFTRQLATMIDAGLPLVQSLDILASQQENKTFKNIIREIREDVEGGSTFAGALKKHPSVFDELYTNLVVAGEEGGILDNILTRLSNYIEKAEALKKKVKSAMIYPAIIVTVAVLVVIILMIFVIPVFETMFKSAGQSLPLPTLVVLAISKFIKKYILVFIPFLILLVFLFRKFYRTEAGRTLVDRLTLKVPVFGMLLKKVAVARFARTLGTLVSSGVPILDGLQIVSRTAGNRTIETAILNARASIREGETIAEPLGRSGIFPPMVIQMISVGESTGALDAMLAKIADFYDDEVDVAVSNLTSLLEPFLMVFLGVVIGGVVISMYLPIFQMASALH